The Paramisgurnus dabryanus chromosome 24, PD_genome_1.1, whole genome shotgun sequence genome contains the following window.
GTATACTACAGCACAGTATTTTATGTGGGTCATAGTTTTCATAAAACAACGTGACATGTTAGTAATGCCATGTTTTGGTACGGTATTATTGAAGTATCTTGTACGATATAAATAACATGGTAAGTGAATATTGTAATCACGCAGTGCAATGGTATTTACCATGTATCGtcacagatattttttattagatTTTACAGATACAGATAACCAAGTTACAGATAACCGATTAATCGACCGATAGTTTTGAAAATGGATActgaataaaaacaaatatatgtcAAAGTAAAACATTGCTGAAATGTATTacaaaagtaataaaacaacagtACTGAACCATGAAAATGTGCTAaatgaaagaaataaaaatatattaattatattaataatgattatattatattatattataagtattatattaaatatattatgttAATATTTATTGAAGTAAATATTTCTGTGAAATACTCTCACTGGTAAAattgaaattacataaatgtttattatatgtGTAGTCTTGTACTTTATTTGCTtcaatcaaaataaaaatgaaaaaaatcatttatttatccCTTACTTTGTTATATTGTCACTGACTGATCTGTGGGTAtgataaataaacttaaaaattattttagtacAGTATATGATTATATTCCAGTTTTGTTCACATTTTCCAGATTTTAAGGGTAATAAATtgtacattaatttatttattgtatataactAATAATGGGATAAGGAGAGATGTCTGTTGTGCTTTGCGTCATCTCTGCATGTTGCCTTTATGCTTTTATTTACAGTGAGGACCAGTGTGTTTTTATCCTAAAATGTATGGGTTACTTGCTACTTGTACAGTTTTAGTTCAATTGAATACTTATGGCCGGTGTAAGAATTATGTGCAAACACTCACTGTTGTTACAGGTTGTCAAAAAAATCTCTTTCAAAGCATTTTAAAGTCTATTTTTTACATATCTTTTTATCTTTTAGGCTGAAGAGGGAAACATTGAATACAAGGTACACAAATGACACCATTACAATATCAAGTAATGTCAGCTGAAGATATGCTGATTTTAATGTGTTATCTGACATCACTCTGTCCCAGTTGAAGCTGGTTAACCCGACCCAGTATCGGTTCGAGCACCTGGCAACACAGTTAAAATGGCGACTCCAGGAGGGCCGGGGTGAGGCTGTGTATCAGATCGGGGTGGAGGATAATGGTCTGCTGGTTGGACTGACAGAAGAAGATATGAAAGCATCACTAAAGACCCTTCGCAGGATGGCCGAGAAGTATGTCGCTAAAACAAAACCGTGTGACATCTAATACATTTTGTGTCAGATATGGCTTTTATGTTTCGTCTGTGACTTTGAGCAGGGTTGGAGCTGATATCACGCTCCTGAGAGAAAGGGAAGTCGACTGCGACCATGCCCGACGGAAAATCGCAGAAGTTCTCGTGCGAAAGGTTCCCGATGATCAACAGGTTAGCTAGTGATGTCATCACAGTAAGATCCATTTCATCAACTTGCTGCTGTAATTTTAGTTATTGGAGACTTTGTGATGTTAGATTATTTAACTCCACCTGTTCTGTAAATCATgttttctgaataaaaaaatttaaataacgTGAGAAAAAAAGTCTCCAAAGTGTGGTCAAGTGATATTTAGGTCACATAAATATTAAGGCCATATGATTTCGTGTTGCAGAAAAATcccttatattttatttgcgaATATTAGATTGTTGCCTTGGtattcttaaaggaaaacaccaccgtttttcaatattttactatgttcttacctcagtttagacaaattaatacatacctatctttatttaatgcatgcacttaatctttgtacaatgCGTTgttaatgtgttagcatttagcctagccccattcattccttaggatccaaacagggatgaatttagaagccaccaaacacttccatgttttccctatttaaagactgttacatgagtagttacacgaatAAATATGAGGTCACAAGATAATCGACAGTGCTCGAAAAAAGTCCTTtgttattgaaagttactaaggggactattttcgggtgctGCGTAAAATCATTGcgccttctgcagccatgttacagcagcaaagtccttgattattacgccagaatgagagtatagttcctagctatattggactagaaaatcacaacttttaattttctgtcggtcatagtacacgatgtaactacagaagagtcaagtttaaaataggaaaaatatcgaaactctttggttatttttttagcgtgatgctaatggtctaatcagattcaatggattatgctaagctatgctaaaagtggtagcaccagcctccgctgaatggattccaaaacggtaaaaatcgaatgtttaactcaaggggagctggaaaattagcatattttcaaaaaagtggactgtccctttaagaacacGTGTGCTCAAACTAGGacatttttttccctttttcaaAATCGTATACATCCACATTTGTCATCGACCCTCTTATGATTGTATTATAAATTGATTGCGTTTGTAGTTCCTGGACCTTCGTGTAGCTGTTCTGGGTAACGTGGACTCAGGGAAGTCGACTCTGCTGGGTGTGTTGACTCAGGGAGAGCTGGATAACGGTCGAGGCAGGGCGAGACTCAACCTCTTCAGACACCTGCACGAGATTCAAACCGGTCGTACATCCAGCATCAGTTTCGAGATCCTTGGATTCAATAGCAAAGGCGAGGTGAGTGAATCATTTAATCTTTTAgcagcatcaaagtttgatatcaatcattgatttcaatcttcaacatgatcttactcaatcaatattaaagatatcaaggttatattttcacagaaagctctttatattatgtaggatgattttatggaAAGCAGTAAATGACTAAAGCTGGGGTTTTGACAGACTGGATCACATATTTTAGCACTTTTCTGAAAAGTGATTGTGTATTTCTCATCGATTCAGGTTGTAAACTACAGCGATTCCCGTACGGCTGAGGAAATCTGTGAGAGTTCATCTAAGATGATCACATTTATTGATCTGGCCGGTCATTATAAGTATCTGAAAACCACCATATTTGGCCTGACAAGCTACTGCCCAGACTTTGCCATGCTGGTGGTGGGAGCCAACACAGGCATTGGTTAGTTCAATTAACATTCATTCAATTCATTAacaccattaaaaaaaatctatcgATCTGCCTGCCTacctgtctttctctctctctctctctttgtatGTCCATCCGTCCATCTATCAGTCATCTATTGTATCTGTCTAAATctttatttgtctgtctatctgtctgtctgcctacctgtctgtctgtccgtccatccatccatctatctgtcatCTACTGTATCTGTCTGCCTCTGTCTCTCTGTATGTCCATCTGTTTGTCCTTCCATCTATCAGTCATCTACTgtatctgtctctctctttgtctgtctgcctacctgtctgtctatttgtctgtctgcctaccTTATTTTCTCTCCATCCGTACAGTATCTGcctgtccgtccatccatccgtttgtccatatctgtctgtctatatctgtctctttgtctatctgtctgtctgtatctgtttgtctatgtatgtctgtctatctgtttgtctatgtctgtctgtctgtctgtatctgtcaatctatctgtctgtctttatctgtatgtctgtctatatctatctatctatctatctatctatctatctatctatctatctatctatctatctatctatctatctatctatctatctatgctgtctgtctgtctatctatgctgtctgtctgtctatctatttgttatgtatctgtctgtctgtctatccatccatctatctgtcatctactctgtctttctgtctatctatatgtatatatatctatatttctaTATCTCTGtgtctctatccatccatccgtctatccgcctgtctgtctgtctgtatctgtctgtctgtctgtatctgtttgtctatgtctgtctgtatctgtcaatctatctatctatctgtctgtctttatctgtatgtctgtctatatctgtctgtctgtttgtatctgtcaatctatctatctatctgtctgtctttatctGTATGTCtttctatatctgtctgtctgtttgtatctgtcaatctatctatctatctgtctgtctatctgtctgtctttatctgtatgtctgtctatatctgtctgtctgtttgtatctgtcaatctatctatctatctatctatctatctatctatctatctatctatctatctatctatctatctatctatctatctatctatctatctatctatctatctatctatctatctgtcaatctatctgtctatctatctatctgtctatctatctatctgtctatctatctacgctgtctgtctgtctatctatttgttatgtatctgtttgtctgtctgtctatctatctgtctgtctatccatccatccatctatctgtcatCTACTCTGTCTTTTTGTCTatctatatgtatatatgtcTATCTATATGTGTATATTTCTATATGTCTGtgtctctatccatccatccatccatctactctGTCCGTTTATCTATCTTTCATTTactttgtctgtctatctatatgtgtctgtttgtctatatgTCTGTGTCtctatccgtccatccatctgcctgcctacctgtctgtctgtccatctatttgTCTCTATGTATCTACttgtctatatgtctgtctctatatctatctatccatccttcCATCTTACCTacctgtccatccatccatcttccTATCTTTTTGATGACCTTAAAATGATTGTAGTCTCACACTGTCAAACTTTCTCTCAGCTGGCACAACGAGGGAGCATCTGGGTCTGGCCATGGCCCTAAAGGTGCCCATATTCATCGTAGTGAGTAAAGTGGACCTGTGTGGCAAAAGCACGGTGGAGAAAACCGTCCGTCAGCTGGAGAGGGTTCTCAAGCAACCCGGCTGCAACAAGGTCCCCATGGTGGTGGCCAACCCTGACGATGCGGTCACCGCCGCACAACAATTTACACAATCTTCCAGGTACATGTGCAACTGTAATAGGAAAACATCACACAACCCACAATTTTGTTGTGCATATTATTATAGTTTGTGTAACGACGCATCTCTGTCTCCACAGTGTGACGCCCATCTTCACCCTCTCCAGTGTTTCCGGAGAGAACCTGGACCTTCTGAAGGTCTTCTTCAATATTTTGCCGCCTCTGAGCAACAGCAAAGAGCAGGAGGAGCTCATGCAACAGCTCACCGAATTCCAGGTACACACAAATACAATACACACACGTTTTGATCCTAGATGGCATTTTAATGTGCAAGTGATGCTTTTCTACAGGTGGATGAGATTTACAGTGTTCCTGATGTTGGGACCGTAGTTGGTGGGACACTATACAGGTACTGTACGTCCTGACATACTGTACAAATTTAATTTGGTGTTTTTCAAGAAGTAACGTCTTTTTTGctgttaattatttttatatccATAGCGGTGTGTGTCGTGAAGGTGATCGGTTAGTCGTGGGCCCTACCGATGATGGGAAGTTCTTAAGGTTGAAGGTGTGCAGCATTCACAGAAATCGCTCTGGGTGCCGCGTGCTAAGAGCCGGACAGGCCGCCACGCTCGCGCTGGGGAACTTCGATCGCTCATTACTGCGAAAGGTCTGATGGTGAAACTGGACAACTATATGCAAAGACaactataattttttttattgatgcAATAAAGACTGGAAAACAGCATTGcaattgtgtttgtgttttaggGCATGGTGATGGTAAGTCCTAAGATGAACCCTACCATCTGCTGGCAGTTTGAGGCCGCCATCGTTCTCCTGTTCCATGCCAAGACGTTCCGGCGTGGTTTCCAGGTCACGGTGCACGTGGGAAATGTGAGGCAGACCGCCACGGTGGAGTGCCTGCTTGGCAAGGtgcgtttttttttaatcacactgcttttgtttatatttacacttcataaaataaatgaatgaatgtttcAAATCGTTGCTTCTAGGAGGAGCTGCGGACGGGAGAAAGAGCAGTGGTGTGTTTCAGATTCCTAAAGCATCCCGAATATCTGCGTGTAGGAGCCAAGCTGCTCTTCAGAGAGGGCGTGACCAAAGGCATCGGGCACGTGACCCACCTTCTGCCCTCCACTCAGAACCACGTGCCCGACCAGAACCGTAACCAGAACCGCAGTTAGatacaggaagtgacatcataAGTCTTTCCTTCACGCAGTAATTTCCTATGCTAGTTATATTGTGCACCTTTCTTTTCCACGCACATGCTATTTTATTCATAGTAAATTGCAGATATACCCGTGATATTTTAacacgtgtgtgtgttttccAACTTAAGAAAGATGATGATCTTGAGTAGGCAAGCTATGGTTTAAGCGAGGTACCTGAAGCAGATTTTTACAGGAACGATGATTCGTCCAGTATAGATATGAGAATGTAATCATAACACCATCGTATTTGAAATAGTATAGTTGTCTAATTTAGCTGTACATTTCCACAGATCCTTAGCAGTATTATATGCGACGTTACCCAAGCGAATCTCGGGCTtactttataaaatgctgcCTAGAAAAGGTACTAATTTGATGAAAAGCGTGAATGTATGCATAGAAAACGCGCGTACGCCTCACTTTCAGACgtgaaatctataaatcacAAATGAGCTTGAAATTGTGCGCACCAAATAAAGCACCTGGCAATGTTTAAATCCGTTGTAAGTAGCAAAAAAGAcgtatatttccaaaaacctgcagcaatcggacaagcaaaagtgtctgATGTGGCGCTACGGATTTTCCACgtcaaagtttttttaaatttggACTTTGCCGTGTGCAAAGTTGCCGTATGCACATTTTAccatcaaatctgtgcgtatgCACGCTTTTTAAATGAGGCCCCTTGTGTGCCCTTCAAActgtgcatttttatttttattttagatatcAATAAGCGAGGTAAGAAGCAAGAATGTAGGAACTTTGTTGGAGTAGACATGCCATCTTAAATTTGATGCAAACATTAAGGTTTTTGGGGGTGGAGGTAGTTGTGTAGAAAGTTgatccttaaaggggacatttcaagaatttttttaaatctcaaatAAATCCTTGGGTCTCCagagtatgtgaagttttagctcaaaataccatatagataattttttattgcatattaaaattgccactttgtaggtgtgagcaaaaacgtgctgtcctttaaaatgcaaatgagaaaATAACATGCAAACATAATATCCATGATCGCCATAATagtggtttgttaaaattgaaactcaattgtgcagttaattatttctctctctctctgcactaaatggcagtgctgtggttgtatagtgcagattaaggggcggtattattataaggagatccccttctgacatcacaaggggagccaaatttaaatgagccattttttacatgcttgcagagatggtttaccaaaactaagttactgggttgatctttcacacattttctaggttgatagaagcactggggaaacagatgatatgtcccctttaagttgacgAAATATTGAAAATACATAGTTTCCTAAAGTCACTGGATAGACAACAAAAATTTGGAAATGACATACaagctacactgcaaaaaaaaacatttttttgatgacttagtatttttgtgtttttggagtaaaaatatctaaaaattaattaatcttaaattaagatgccttttcttgatgagcaaaacgacccaagaaaataagtctcgtttttagaacaaaaatatcaaatttaagtgattttgtgcaaaaaaatctgccaatggggtaagcaaatttttcttgaatttagtgtttaggaaaaattttcaagatatttttgcttaccccattggcagattttttttttttgcttgttttatgcacaaaatcacttaaatttcatattttttgctatttttttttttgctcatcatcttaatttaagattgtagatttttactgaaaaaaagacaaaaatactaagattttttttcatgaaaaacattttttgcagtgtaataacAGCATGATTTTATGTTGACGATAAATGAGCAGAACTAATTTCTGCGAAATTACAAAGATTCGCTTTAAATTGCATCAGTTCACCTACGAATCGTTTCTTGCacaatttacaattttttttcgtACGTTTCCTTTTCATAAATGACGACCATTAAACAAGTCTCTTTAGCGCCTCTCTTTCTTTATCATTTGCGTaaagcatgttttttaagcgatGGAATATCGCCCCCTGTCTTAAGGACGGATTAGTTCACAGAGCTTTAGGATTTTAGGACCAGCGAGGCACTTAGTATTCATTATTTCGAGTACAATGTGCCTAATAACAAAATTCTCATCAACGGCAAAAAGCTAAaacttttaaaggtgcagtgtgtaaattttagcggcatctagtggtgaggtgctggtgaattgcaaccaatggctcagtccactgcttacCCCTCGTTTTTTAatcacatagagaagctacggtagccgccaccggacaaacatgtcatcggagacaacttagtaaaaaaaagtttgtccattaagggtttctgtaaaaaacatggcggcacaaaatggcgactttcatgtaaggggaccccttggtgtatgtagataaaaacgtctcattctaaggtaataaacacataacggttcattatgaaaggtctttatacactcctgataatatagttttgtatattattttgcgtttctgtcaaaagatccttttaaaaattacacactgtacctttaaggaagtattacatttatttagctTACAGGGTTTGACAGAAACCATAAGGCAGCTTTGTGCGATCAGCATCCGTCGTGAGATTCTACGCATGCAGAACAGTTTCATTCACCCATGTGCTCCATTTTGAGATATTGtgcaattattaaaaaaataatgaatgtaCTGAATCTAAACGTACCAATGTGACAGATGTGCGAAGCCTGTTTTATTCACCAGCCAAGTATAGTAAGCATTTGGGCCTCATTCACAAGCTAAATAAATTCAGGTAAccattgttgcataaaaatgaatataaatgtATGCAAGTTACACCAAAATTTGTGCTTAGGTTTAATTTATGAAGCCCTAACAGTTATTGGTCAACAGTGCATGTTGTGCTTACACAAATACAAATTAATATTGTCTGTGCAACTGGTTGGCTGTATTAATGTTGGGATATATCTTTATTTCTTTCATAAACCTTCTGAAAAAACAAATGCTTCACAAAAGTAAAGCCTGCAAACAGGATTGGATATCTGTTGCTTTGGTGTATTAGTAATAAAGATTTAATGTTTTACTGTGGAAACGTTTTTAATCGGTAGTTTGTTGTAATTTGTTTAAAACCTGAAGAGAAGTCAAAAATAAAGTAAAGAGTTTGACTCAAGGTTTTTATTACGATAAATGAAATGTATTTGAATAAATTGTTAATTGTTCACAGAACACACCGTCGTAGCGTAGCAGCAAGCACCGTAAGAACTGGTTTACGTAACATGGcattatgaataaaataaagaaaatatgatataaaatctgcaaaaaaaaaataaaaattatgcacAAATAAGTGTTTAAATCGGTCTAAAAGATAAACAATTGCAAATCACTAAATGACTGAAATCCTTCATATGAGACATAATACTCTTCAATGGATATTTACCATCAAATAAAATCTCCTTTACCTTCAAACATACATGCGTATATGTGCAACTAACTTCAGGCTACCGTTTCTACAAAGGTTTAAACCTTACATGTATAACATTCTGCTATGAAACTTCATATTTTTCATAATGCATTCCTCTTCGGCTCTATGGGACGTTCATTGAAATGAAGGACTAAATGTTGATGTTGAGATTTTATGCAAGGCTCCTCTGTCGAGGTTTGATTCTTGGGTAcagctaaaaaaacaacaaccaaGCATTAACGGTCTAAATTgataaatacatataaacaaatATGAAAGCTTAAAAGACAGTTCCTTACCCCGAGCATGTTACGTGGTATATAGCCCTCATTGTCGCTGCATCTTACCCACCACCACTCCGTCTCTTCATTGTCTTCTCTTCGTAGGACTGTCAGACAGTCTCCCTCTTTAAAGGACAACTCATCTGGATTTTCAGCGTCGTAGTCCCACAAGGCATAAACAACACCCCTGTTCATTATGCCCATCTTCTCCTGTACACCTGTGAAAGAccattcttaattaaataaaagcaCAAACACATTTCTTTTCTCTACAATTGAACAAACGCTTCTTAAAGTAAGCAAGTAAAATAGTGGTTGACCGATATGGGATATTTACCAATATTATTTTGTTGCACACCAGAGTGTTATTGTGTGTAACACAAAATAACGTCatgttaaaaagtgaataatgtttggtcattttactgtctgtcagaCTTTGTACATCTGAGTGTCTTTATATTACAAACAACAAATTCAAGTTTAGCCAATTGAAAAGATTTATCGACTGATGCCAATAAAAATATCAGCCACTGCAATATATCGGCCAATCACTGGAAGAACTACGGTTAAAAGATGGcggtgtctcatatgaccttgttatttgtacacgctgtgactatacaaatcacaacatataaataggaaaatgttggcttCATTTTGTCCAGAGGTGGACTCTACTATATTTAGTATTTAAGttacagagtgtttgtcttgggaaaatttttactttactttactaaatgctttggaatgtatgttttccaaacaaaaaaacccaaataaaatacaaatacttgaaaatgtacttttatgtattaagtaaaaatgtgctaagctaggctagcggtgggggcgtcagacagagttatggGACGCATGGatatgaaaaaggtatgtatggacttatctaactttGGGGGATACAGTGATTtagctaaagtcccaaaaagtcggAGTGATCCTTTAAACCTGTCATTTATCTTGCTCGCATTTAAACAAAAGCAGAAAGACCATTCCCTCAGaaaatcaggacagaagcggtcaaaagtggacaaaaaagacggattaaaacaccaggtgtaaacgtgaatgtgtctctcttgtccacttttgatctgaccaaaatgcatcttaactctttccccgccattgacgagttatctcgacaattaagagaaaacatttccctgccaatgacgctttcctgacaagtttttacagtaatctataattctgctattatccactagatggcactgttaaccaatttataaaaaactgaagcacaaactaatttaataacattttaaacttcgagtatgttttgataatcactctgaatctgatctctaacaaaattcctttataaaaatgcaattatttcagctttttgcccAAAACTCGGCAGTTTTGAAGAAACTGACAcatattacactgcaaaaatgactttcttacttagtatttttgtcttgttttcagtagaaatatctaaaaattcataaattaagatgtattttcttgatgagcaaaatgacctaagtaaataagtctagttttaagacaaataatatctgccaatggggtgagaaaaaaaattgtgaaataaaatttaaacatttaacttaaacacttaattcaagtaaaattttctcaccccattggcagatatttttgcttgttttaagcacaaatttacttaaattgtatattttttgtctaaaaactagtataATTTTCTTAGGtgattttgctcatcaagaaaatacatcttaatttaagaatatttagatatttctactgaaaacaagacaaaaatactaagtaagaaagtcagattttgcagtgtatataggacattttttcttgaatttacttaatataagaaaaattcagcaaaaaatgtcttattccattggcagatttatttgcttgttttaagcacaaattcgcttaaatttgatatgttttgtctaaaaactagacttattttcttgggtcatttcctcatcaagaaaat
Protein-coding sequences here:
- the gtpbp2b gene encoding GTP-binding protein 2b; translation: MDVQVTGTAPQTSTPHHAAENAPKKKSRTRRGKRGKRRRGKKANEPPPFLPPEAEEGNIEYKLKLVNPTQYRFEHLATQLKWRLQEGRGEAVYQIGVEDNGLLVGLTEEDMKASLKTLRRMAEKVGADITLLREREVDCDHARRKIAEVLVRKVPDDQQFLDLRVAVLGNVDSGKSTLLGVLTQGELDNGRGRARLNLFRHLHEIQTGRTSSISFEILGFNSKGEVVNYSDSRTAEEICESSSKMITFIDLAGHYKYLKTTIFGLTSYCPDFAMLVVGANTGIAGTTREHLGLAMALKVPIFIVVSKVDLCGKSTVEKTVRQLERVLKQPGCNKVPMVVANPDDAVTAAQQFTQSSSVTPIFTLSSVSGENLDLLKVFFNILPPLSNSKEQEELMQQLTEFQVDEIYSVPDVGTVVGGTLYSGVCREGDRLVVGPTDDGKFLRLKVCSIHRNRSGCRVLRAGQAATLALGNFDRSLLRKGMVMVSPKMNPTICWQFEAAIVLLFHAKTFRRGFQVTVHVGNVRQTATVECLLGKEELRTGERAVVCFRFLKHPEYLRVGAKLLFREGVTKGIGHVTHLLPSTQNHVPDQNRNQNRS